In one Alnus glutinosa chromosome 14, dhAlnGlut1.1, whole genome shotgun sequence genomic region, the following are encoded:
- the LOC133857800 gene encoding MICOS complex subunit MIC60, mitochondrial isoform X2 has product MLRRSVLEISSRRALRRIPGQITTQIPAFLSSRKEFSTASKQNKPSQPGSAGKPPESGGALPKVIIGSVGVGAAFFAAYQTGYLDQLLGKQQQSSLKTAKIGVENRDAKDIQHSVEQLVSGGAKEPNKLDIEHPRPQSVSHENEEPNKVSSAAEHAEQKVEAHLDLPHLEPLSERQGEDQSQVQDKSETTPAEGFIPAQEKDLPEYSQISVESNDQGTDSGISPKGSLDIKSSEEDASKTQNEIHTAPVSTQVGAVLEESDMKTLPPEYLSTEKRPEDASGNGLESPNSLLEAYSLRDQTEDSTATSLKSQENNEYNHLPKEKEALISAIGELSDGYISKDGKLVLDFLQAIHAAEERQAELDARVFAEEKRLLKEKYEKELKDAAARELMRAEEVAMLDKELKRERAKAALALKSLQEKLEEKLKMELEQKENEAELKLEKLEEFTKAELAAAIASEKATQLEKMAEANLNINALCMAFYARSEEARQSHFAHKLALGAVALDDALSKGLPIETEIDALRSYLDGIDKDSVLDLVLSSLPEETRKNGIDTLLQLNQKFDALKGSLRHFSLIPPGGGGILAHSVAHIVSWLKVKEIDQSGDGIESIIMKVECYLADGKLAEAADALEEGVRGTQAAEIVGDWLRQVRNRAITEQALTLLQSYATAISLT; this is encoded by the exons ATGTTGCGGAG GTCAGTTCTGGAAATTTCATCTCGCCGTGCCCTTAGAAGGATCCCGGGGCAGATTACTACTCAG ATACCTGCATTTCTTTCTTCACGAAAGGAATTCTCAACTGCATCTAAGCAAAACAAGCCATCACAACCTGGCTCCGCAGGCAAGCCACCTGAGTCTGGGGGTGCACTGCCGAAAGTTATCATTGGAAGTGTTGGCGTTGGTGCTGCTTTCTTTGCAGCTTATCAAACCGGCTATTTAGACCAATTACTTGGTAAACAGCAGCAAAGTTCATTGAAGACAGCCAAGATTGGTGTTGAGAATAGAGATGCAAAGGATATCCAACATTCAGTAGAGCAATTAGTTTCTGGTGGAGCCAAAGAGCCTAACAAATTAGATATCGAGCATCCACGACCTCAATCAGTTTCACATGAAAATGAAGAGCCTAACAAGGTAAGTTCCGCTGCTGAGCATGCCGAGCAGAAGGTTGAAGCTCATTTAGATCTTCCTCATCTTGAACCTTTGAGTGAAAGACAAGGTGAAGACCAGTCACAGGTGCAAGATAAATCTGAAACGACGCCTGCTGAGGGTTTTATCCCTGCCCAGGAGAAAGACTTGCCAGAATATTCTCAAATAAGTGTGGAATCTAACGATCAAGGTACAGATTCTGGAATTTCACCCAAAGGGAGTCTTGACATAAAAAGCTCAGAGGAAGACGCTAGTAAGACACAGAATGAAATTCACACTGCACCTGTATCTACCCAGGTTGGTGCTGTTCTCGAAGAAAGTGATATGAAAACTTTGCCACCCGAGTATCTTAGCACAGAAAAAAGACCAGAG GATGCATCAGGTAATGGTTTAGAATCACCCAATTCTCTCCTTGAGGCATATAGTTTAAGGGATCAAACTGAAGACAGCACTGCAACTTCTTTAAAAAGTCAGGAAAATAATGAATACAATCATCTTCCCAAAGAAAAAGAG GCTCTAATTAGTGCGATTGGGGAGTTGAGCGATGGTTACATATCCAAGGATGGAAAGTTGGTGCTTGATTTCTTACAAGCCATTCACGCTGCTGAAGAAAGGCAAGCTGAGTTAGATGCTCGTGTTTTTGCTGAAGAAAAGAGATTATTAAAG GAGAAATATGAAAAGGAATTGAAGGATGCAGCGGCTAGGGAACTCATGCGAGCAGAGGAGGTGGCAATGTTGGATAAG GAATTAAAGAGAGAAAGGGCCAAAGCAGCTCTTGCTCTCAAGTCGCTCCAGGAAAAATTGGAAGAGAAACTAAAGATGGAACTTGAACAGAAG GAAAATGAAGCAGAACTAAAGTTGGAAAAACTTGAGGAATTCACAAAAGCAGAACTTGCTGCCGCAATTGCAAGTGAGAAGGCCACCCAGCTTGAGAAAATGGCGGAAGCAAATCTTAAT ATAAATGCCTTGTGCATGGCATTCTATGCACGATCTGAAGAAGCTCGTCAGAGTCACTTTGCTCACAAGCTTGCTTTG GGAGCAGTTGCACTAGACGATGCACTTTCAAAAGGACTACCAATTGAGACAGAAATTGATGCTTTGCGTTCTTATCTTGATGGCATTGATAAAGACTCGGTTTTAGATTTGGTCCTATCATCACTTCCTGAAGAAACACGGAAAAATGGCATAGATACTCTATTGCAATTGAATCAAAAG TTTGATGCCTTGAAAGGCTCACTACGACACTTCAGCCTAATCCCACCAGGAGGTGGCGGCATCTTGGCACATTCGGTAGCACATATCGTGTCTTGGTTAAAG GTTAAGGAAATTGATCAGTCTGGTGATGGGATCGAATCTATCATCATGAAAGTTGAGTGCTATTTGGCTGATGGAAAACTTGCCGAAGCAGCAGATGCTCTTGAAGAAGGTGTTAGAGGCACCCAAGCTGCAGAAATAGTTGGTGATTGGCTGAGGCAAGTGAGAAACAGAGCTATTACGGAGCAAGCTCTAACTCTGCTTCAATCTTATGCTACTGCTATCAGCCTTACTTAG
- the LOC133857800 gene encoding MICOS complex subunit MIC60, mitochondrial isoform X1 produces the protein MNFVSYSRSIRSVLEISSRRALRRIPGQITTQIPAFLSSRKEFSTASKQNKPSQPGSAGKPPESGGALPKVIIGSVGVGAAFFAAYQTGYLDQLLGKQQQSSLKTAKIGVENRDAKDIQHSVEQLVSGGAKEPNKLDIEHPRPQSVSHENEEPNKVSSAAEHAEQKVEAHLDLPHLEPLSERQGEDQSQVQDKSETTPAEGFIPAQEKDLPEYSQISVESNDQGTDSGISPKGSLDIKSSEEDASKTQNEIHTAPVSTQVGAVLEESDMKTLPPEYLSTEKRPEDASGNGLESPNSLLEAYSLRDQTEDSTATSLKSQENNEYNHLPKEKEALISAIGELSDGYISKDGKLVLDFLQAIHAAEERQAELDARVFAEEKRLLKEKYEKELKDAAARELMRAEEVAMLDKELKRERAKAALALKSLQEKLEEKLKMELEQKENEAELKLEKLEEFTKAELAAAIASEKATQLEKMAEANLNINALCMAFYARSEEARQSHFAHKLALGAVALDDALSKGLPIETEIDALRSYLDGIDKDSVLDLVLSSLPEETRKNGIDTLLQLNQKFDALKGSLRHFSLIPPGGGGILAHSVAHIVSWLKVKEIDQSGDGIESIIMKVECYLADGKLAEAADALEEGVRGTQAAEIVGDWLRQVRNRAITEQALTLLQSYATAISLT, from the exons atgaattttgTGAGTTATTCTCGCTCTATCAG GTCAGTTCTGGAAATTTCATCTCGCCGTGCCCTTAGAAGGATCCCGGGGCAGATTACTACTCAG ATACCTGCATTTCTTTCTTCACGAAAGGAATTCTCAACTGCATCTAAGCAAAACAAGCCATCACAACCTGGCTCCGCAGGCAAGCCACCTGAGTCTGGGGGTGCACTGCCGAAAGTTATCATTGGAAGTGTTGGCGTTGGTGCTGCTTTCTTTGCAGCTTATCAAACCGGCTATTTAGACCAATTACTTGGTAAACAGCAGCAAAGTTCATTGAAGACAGCCAAGATTGGTGTTGAGAATAGAGATGCAAAGGATATCCAACATTCAGTAGAGCAATTAGTTTCTGGTGGAGCCAAAGAGCCTAACAAATTAGATATCGAGCATCCACGACCTCAATCAGTTTCACATGAAAATGAAGAGCCTAACAAGGTAAGTTCCGCTGCTGAGCATGCCGAGCAGAAGGTTGAAGCTCATTTAGATCTTCCTCATCTTGAACCTTTGAGTGAAAGACAAGGTGAAGACCAGTCACAGGTGCAAGATAAATCTGAAACGACGCCTGCTGAGGGTTTTATCCCTGCCCAGGAGAAAGACTTGCCAGAATATTCTCAAATAAGTGTGGAATCTAACGATCAAGGTACAGATTCTGGAATTTCACCCAAAGGGAGTCTTGACATAAAAAGCTCAGAGGAAGACGCTAGTAAGACACAGAATGAAATTCACACTGCACCTGTATCTACCCAGGTTGGTGCTGTTCTCGAAGAAAGTGATATGAAAACTTTGCCACCCGAGTATCTTAGCACAGAAAAAAGACCAGAG GATGCATCAGGTAATGGTTTAGAATCACCCAATTCTCTCCTTGAGGCATATAGTTTAAGGGATCAAACTGAAGACAGCACTGCAACTTCTTTAAAAAGTCAGGAAAATAATGAATACAATCATCTTCCCAAAGAAAAAGAG GCTCTAATTAGTGCGATTGGGGAGTTGAGCGATGGTTACATATCCAAGGATGGAAAGTTGGTGCTTGATTTCTTACAAGCCATTCACGCTGCTGAAGAAAGGCAAGCTGAGTTAGATGCTCGTGTTTTTGCTGAAGAAAAGAGATTATTAAAG GAGAAATATGAAAAGGAATTGAAGGATGCAGCGGCTAGGGAACTCATGCGAGCAGAGGAGGTGGCAATGTTGGATAAG GAATTAAAGAGAGAAAGGGCCAAAGCAGCTCTTGCTCTCAAGTCGCTCCAGGAAAAATTGGAAGAGAAACTAAAGATGGAACTTGAACAGAAG GAAAATGAAGCAGAACTAAAGTTGGAAAAACTTGAGGAATTCACAAAAGCAGAACTTGCTGCCGCAATTGCAAGTGAGAAGGCCACCCAGCTTGAGAAAATGGCGGAAGCAAATCTTAAT ATAAATGCCTTGTGCATGGCATTCTATGCACGATCTGAAGAAGCTCGTCAGAGTCACTTTGCTCACAAGCTTGCTTTG GGAGCAGTTGCACTAGACGATGCACTTTCAAAAGGACTACCAATTGAGACAGAAATTGATGCTTTGCGTTCTTATCTTGATGGCATTGATAAAGACTCGGTTTTAGATTTGGTCCTATCATCACTTCCTGAAGAAACACGGAAAAATGGCATAGATACTCTATTGCAATTGAATCAAAAG TTTGATGCCTTGAAAGGCTCACTACGACACTTCAGCCTAATCCCACCAGGAGGTGGCGGCATCTTGGCACATTCGGTAGCACATATCGTGTCTTGGTTAAAG GTTAAGGAAATTGATCAGTCTGGTGATGGGATCGAATCTATCATCATGAAAGTTGAGTGCTATTTGGCTGATGGAAAACTTGCCGAAGCAGCAGATGCTCTTGAAGAAGGTGTTAGAGGCACCCAAGCTGCAGAAATAGTTGGTGATTGGCTGAGGCAAGTGAGAAACAGAGCTATTACGGAGCAAGCTCTAACTCTGCTTCAATCTTATGCTACTGCTATCAGCCTTACTTAG